The genomic window CTGATTCAGCATACGCATTGGTAAATGAAGCTAAAAAATTTGGTGAACCAGCTAATTTTATAACTGATAGATTACCTTCATATAATGAAGCCGTGGCTACGCTATTGCCCAATACAACTCATATTCCTGTAGCTCCAATGTCTAGTGATACAAATAATAATTTAATTGAATCATTTAATAAAACATTTAAAGCCTGGTATAAAACCAAGAAAGGATTCAACTCTTTTCAAAAAGCTAATAACCTTATATATTTATTTATCTTTCACTATAACTTTATTAGACCACATGGATCATTAAATAACTGTACTCCAGCAGAAGTTGCCGGCTTCGCCAGCGATAGCTTTTCTAAAAACTCTTGGTTTTCAGCATCTTAATTAAATTTAATACCTTTGATTAACCTGCAAAAAATCAATGCTATTGTAGGCTTATTTGCCATACAATAAAACATTCAAACTTATATAATTTTCAAAGAGCAAGTAATTCTATGAAAAATCAAGCTATTTTTTCATATCAACTTAACAGATTCAATATTAATAATATCATATTAATATTATTAAAATTTACAAGTAAAAATCAACCTTTATTAGAATATTTAAGATTATTTTAAGAAGTAATTATTTGACTTAGTATAAAAAAAGTATAAAATATGTATAAAGAAAATAATTAATATCTTTAGGAGAAAAATATGATTAGTAATATAAGAACATTTTATAAAAGTCAAGCAGACTTAGGTTATGCATTAAGAAAATATATAGATGATTATTTTGATAATAAGATTCCAGATGTTGAGTTGAGAGAAAATATAAGTAAAATAGTTGAAGAAAATAAAGATAAAGTATTTAAAGAAGGGGATATAACTAAAAAACTTCAGCAAATTCTTGGAAAGAATAGATTAAAGATTTTAATATCAATAGTAAAAGATATTTAGTGGTAAAGTATTTTAGTAGATAAAATTAATTGTTCTAAAAAAATGGTTATGATATAATTAAAAGGTAAAAAATGGAATAACTTCTTTGGTAGGGGGAATATTAATTGAATTTAAATGAAGTTTTAATGAAAGTAGTTTCTATGTTTTTAATTATGTCAATAGGAGTTTATGGAGGGAAAAAGAAAATAGTAACAGATGAATTACAAGAATCTATGACAGGTTTTATTTTTAATATAACACTTCCGTTCCTTATAATTACTTCCTTTAGCTTTAGCTATGATAGTAGTATGCTGTCAAATATAGTTAAAGCTTTTATTTATAGTTTTCTTTCTTTTATAATTTTGATAATTGTAAACTATATATGTATAAAGCCAATAGGGGAGAATAAGGGGATGATAATGAAGTTTTCAAATGTATTTTCAAATTGTGGATTTATTGGAGTAATAGCAATTGAAAGTATATTTGGGGCAGAGGGAATGATTTACGCAAGTATTTTTAATATGACTTTTTATTCATTGCTTTGGATATACGGAAGAAAGGTTTATACAGGAAATAAAAATGAATCTTATGTAAACCCTGGTACTATTTCTATTTGTTTAGGATTATTAATGGTTATTTTTAATATTAAATTACCTAATTTTATTTATTATAGCTTTAAAGTAGTAGGGGATATAACTACTCCTTTAGTTTTGCTTATAATAGGTTCTATAATAGGTGAGGTTGATTATAGGAGTGTATTTAGTGATATTACAATATATTATTCTGTATTTATAAAGCTAATAATAATGCCTGGTATAATATTTATACTAGCAAAGTTGTTAAATGAAGACTCTATGGTTATAAGTACAATTATATTACTTCAAGCAATGCCAACTAGTGAATTTTCAACTATTTTTGCAAAGAGGTATAAAAATGACTATAAGTATTCAAGTGCTTTAATGTTAGTATCAACATTATTATTTACATTAACATTTCCCATTATAGTGAAATTAGTGTTAAAATTCTAATTTCTAGTTTGACATATAGCTCACATATATATATTATTAAAAATAGAGTAGAATAATATGATAGTATGGGAGAAGGTGACTATATATGGAGTTTTCTAAGGTACAAAGTAAATTTATAAATCAAAAATCTGTGGGATATAAAATATTAAAAGGAAAAAATGGTACAGGAAAAAGTACTACATCTATTTATAAGGCTATCAATTTAGAAAATAATTATTGTATTTATGAGGAGGATTCTATATTATTTATCTCTTCTGATAAATTTAATAGAGACAAAGTTATAAGTCTGTATAATATAGAAAAAAATAAAAATCATTTTTATTCTTTATTTTCATTAGATAAGGGAAGATTTGAGTCTAATGTATTAAATGATATGATTTTAAATTACTCTAAAGCATACAGAATGGAAAATTCAATAAATGAAACTTATATAGATAATGAAAATATTTTAAAAATAAAAAATTATTTATATCCTAAAATAAAAGATCTTTCTAAAAAATATAAGATACTTAGAAAAATGGATTATGACTTTATATTAGATGAGATATTATGGATTAGAGCTTGTGATTTTACTTTAGATGAATATTTAATTATAGATAGAAAAGGTAGAGGTAAAAGAATTAATAAAAACTCTAATTCAAGAAAAGTAATATATAGTATTAAAGATGCTTATGTAAATATTTTAAAAGATAATAATTATTCAGATAGATTTAATGATGTTTTATATGCTAAGAACTATGTAAAGAAACATAATATAAAATATACTCACATTATATTAGATGATTCTGAAAAGTTATCTAGGAGTGAAATAGATTTTGTAAAATCTATTTATAAGAATAATCCTTACTCTTCCTTAATTTTCATTGTTAATAGTGAGCTTTGTAATGAGAAATATTCATGGCTTGTTAAAGGAAGGAAGTTAAAGACTTTAGGAGAGGATTTTAAGGGCAAAACATTTTTATACAAGACAATATTTAACAATAAAGAGATTATTATG from Clostridium septicum includes these protein-coding regions:
- a CDS encoding AEC family transporter; its protein translation is MNLNEVLMKVVSMFLIMSIGVYGGKKKIVTDELQESMTGFIFNITLPFLIITSFSFSYDSSMLSNIVKAFIYSFLSFIILIIVNYICIKPIGENKGMIMKFSNVFSNCGFIGVIAIESIFGAEGMIYASIFNMTFYSLLWIYGRKVYTGNKNESYVNPGTISICLGLLMVIFNIKLPNFIYYSFKVVGDITTPLVLLIIGSIIGEVDYRSVFSDITIYYSVFIKLIIMPGIIFILAKLLNEDSMVISTIILLQAMPTSEFSTIFAKRYKNDYKYSSALMLVSTLLFTLTFPIIVKLVLKF
- a CDS encoding TIGR04540 family protein, which translates into the protein MISNIRTFYKSQADLGYALRKYIDDYFDNKIPDVELRENISKIVEENKDKVFKEGDITKKLQQILGKNRLKILISIVKDI
- the lexA gene encoding transcriptional repressor LexA, whose protein sequence is MEFSKVQSKFINQKSVGYKILKGKNGTGKSTTSIYKAINLENNYCIYEEDSILFISSDKFNRDKVISLYNIEKNKNHFYSLFSLDKGRFESNVLNDMILNYSKAYRMENSINETYIDNENILKIKNYLYPKIKDLSKKYKILRKMDYDFILDEILWIRACDFTLDEYLIIDRKGRGKRINKNSNSRKVIYSIKDAYVNILKDNNYSDRFNDVLYAKNYVKKHNIKYTHIILDDSEKLSRSEIDFVKSIYKNNPYSSLIFIVNSELCNEKYSWLVKGRKLKTLGEDFKGKTFLYKTIFNNKEIIMPKTIDTYRYLNIKNKTEANFDIDTSAVEKEILLKDGLSFKEDELLDIPIFNDIAAGSPIEMNGSVEGDFSLPKSWIGRGSDTFILKVKGDSMINKDICDGDFVVIRKQSTANNNDIVAASLDGEATLKILNTNGEEPVLTPANPLYTNITLRDKDVNILGIAIGVIKYS